A single bacterium HR11 DNA region contains:
- the fadD gene encoding Long-chain-fatty-acid--CoA ligase → MEEIRVTSMVDLLRLRAARRPGRPAIYYFDRTLDYGTLEAESNALAVALRDLGLKRGDRVAVFLQNEPAAVVTHFAVWKAGGIVVPLNIMFKERELAYHLEDAGAVGLVCQQRDVAWVQSVAERVGVRFVVTTSPYDHLDPQAPLPDVIPPPEGGPPERGWSYRDLVTRYAGRIPEPIALGTDDVAYLHYTSGTTGPPKGAMIAHGNLLFNARTYERLCGLTEDDCVLAVAPLFHITGTVGHIAAAVYVGIPMVLLYRFQADEAIRQTERRGATFVIGSITAFIAMMNSDAFDPGRLRTLQKVFSGGAPVQPAVVERWERATGVYIHNVWGMTETTSPGTWTPFGERAPVDPETGALSVGRPIPGSEVHIVDPETGQPRPIGEVGEIVVRGPHVFKGYWNKPEETAQTLREGWLYTGDLGKMDAQGWVYWIERRKDIINVSGFKVWPREVEGVLLEHPAVLEAAVIGVPDPYRGETVKAVVVLRPEFRGRVSAEELIAFCRDRLANYKYPRLVEFRDELPKNPQGKILKYVLRGEARSAR, encoded by the coding sequence ATGGAAGAAATCCGCGTGACCTCCATGGTCGATCTGTTGCGACTTCGGGCCGCCCGGCGTCCGGGCCGCCCGGCCATTTACTACTTTGACCGGACCCTGGACTACGGGACCCTTGAGGCGGAAAGCAACGCTCTGGCCGTCGCCCTGCGGGATCTGGGCCTGAAGCGGGGCGACCGGGTCGCCGTCTTCCTGCAAAACGAACCGGCCGCCGTCGTGACCCATTTTGCCGTCTGGAAAGCCGGTGGGATCGTCGTCCCCCTCAACATCATGTTTAAGGAGCGGGAGCTGGCTTACCACTTGGAGGACGCCGGCGCCGTCGGCCTCGTGTGCCAGCAACGGGACGTCGCCTGGGTCCAGTCCGTCGCCGAGCGGGTCGGCGTCCGATTTGTCGTCACGACTTCTCCCTATGACCACCTCGACCCACAAGCTCCCCTACCGGACGTGATCCCGCCGCCGGAAGGCGGCCCGCCCGAGAGGGGGTGGAGCTATCGGGACCTGGTCACCCGATACGCCGGCCGGATCCCCGAGCCGATCGCCCTGGGTACCGACGACGTGGCTTATCTCCACTACACGTCCGGGACGACAGGTCCCCCCAAAGGCGCCATGATCGCCCACGGCAACCTGCTGTTCAACGCCCGGACCTACGAGCGTCTCTGCGGCCTTACGGAGGACGACTGCGTCTTGGCCGTCGCCCCCTTATTCCACATCACGGGTACGGTCGGCCACATCGCCGCCGCCGTCTATGTCGGGATCCCGATGGTCCTGTTGTACCGGTTTCAGGCCGACGAGGCGATCCGCCAGACCGAGCGACGGGGCGCCACCTTCGTCATCGGCTCGATCACGGCCTTCATCGCCATGATGAACTCGGACGCCTTCGACCCCGGGCGTCTCCGTACGCTCCAGAAGGTCTTTAGCGGCGGCGCGCCCGTCCAGCCGGCCGTCGTCGAGCGGTGGGAGCGGGCGACGGGCGTCTACATCCATAACGTGTGGGGCATGACCGAGACGACCTCGCCCGGTACGTGGACGCCCTTCGGGGAACGGGCCCCCGTCGACCCCGAGACGGGAGCCTTGTCCGTCGGTCGACCGATTCCTGGGAGCGAGGTCCACATCGTCGACCCCGAGACGGGTCAGCCCCGGCCGATCGGGGAGGTCGGCGAGATCGTCGTCCGGGGGCCCCACGTGTTCAAGGGGTACTGGAACAAGCCGGAGGAGACGGCCCAGACGCTTCGAGAGGGATGGCTCTATACGGGCGACTTGGGCAAGATGGACGCCCAAGGATGGGTGTACTGGATCGAGCGTCGGAAGGACATCATCAACGTGTCCGGCTTCAAGGTGTGGCCCCGGGAGGTTGAGGGCGTCCTGTTAGAACACCCCGCCGTCTTGGAGGCGGCCGTCATCGGTGTCCCCGACCCCTATCGGGGTGAGACGGTCAAGGCTGTCGTCGTCCTACGGCCGGAGTTTCGGGGCCGGGTGTCGGCCGAGGAACTGATCGCCTTCTGTCGGGACCGACTGGCTAATTATAAGTACCCTCGCCTCGTCGAGTTCCGAGACGAACTCCCCAAGAACCCCCAGGGGAAAATCCTGAAGTATGTCCTGCGGGGCGAGGCCCGGTCAGCCCGCTGA
- a CDS encoding Cyclic AMP receptor protein, with protein sequence MDWQEGFQRYLVRYSKGEVIFHEGDLGNEMYVIQSGKVRIFKNINGMDQTLAVLEKGDFFGEMAVLEGIPRTASAEVEEDCELIRINSANFVAMIQANPEIALRIMRKLSIRLRETTDQLQRLLQVSTAVFSSYDAPPVQVAPEPPKEARRVLAHLISAATGRTYPVTKDVTIIGRYDKVTGLAPDVDLTDEDPHRYVSRRHAVLLYEEGQWKLIEEIGAVNGTFLNKKRLPNGVPVPIRDGDQVTFANVTLTFRVVQEAG encoded by the coding sequence ATGGACTGGCAAGAGGGCTTCCAGCGTTACCTGGTCCGCTACTCGAAGGGCGAGGTCATCTTCCACGAGGGGGACCTGGGGAACGAGATGTACGTCATCCAGTCCGGGAAGGTCCGCATCTTTAAAAACATCAACGGCATGGACCAGACGCTGGCCGTCTTGGAAAAGGGTGACTTCTTCGGGGAAATGGCCGTCCTGGAGGGCATCCCGCGGACGGCCTCCGCCGAGGTCGAAGAAGACTGCGAGCTGATCCGTATCAACAGCGCCAACTTCGTGGCCATGATCCAGGCGAATCCCGAGATCGCCCTCCGGATCATGCGGAAGCTCTCGATCCGCCTCCGAGAGACGACCGACCAGCTCCAACGGCTCTTGCAGGTCTCGACGGCCGTCTTTTCGAGCTACGACGCCCCACCCGTGCAGGTCGCCCCCGAACCGCCCAAGGAAGCGCGCAGAGTCCTTGCCCATCTGATCTCAGCGGCCACGGGCCGGACCTATCCCGTCACGAAGGACGTCACGATCATCGGCCGCTACGACAAGGTCACGGGCCTGGCCCCGGACGTGGACCTCACGGACGAGGACCCCCACCGGTACGTCTCCCGCCGCCACGCCGTCCTGCTTTATGAAGAAGGCCAATGGAAGCTTATCGAGGAGATCGGGGCCGTCAACGGGACATTCCTGAACAAGAAGCGGCTCCCGAACGGCGTGCCGGTCCCCATCCGGGACGGCGACCAGGTCACCTTCGCCAACGTGACCCTGACGTTCCGGGTCGTCCAGGAAGCGGGCTGA